The region ATTGAATGAAATCTTCATTCCACTCTACTACATTCCATTCAACTGAGTTCTATGATATGATATCCAAGAATCATTTTATTTGAATTATAAGAATTGGTATTCCTCCCCACTCTTGTAATCAACTCTGCAAAAGTCTATACTGTCTATCCCTAACGCATACATTTCAGTTCTATCAGAATGTTCACAAGGGCTATGAAAATAATGGAGCAATTCAAATAAAACTAGTATAAACTGATCTATAGAAAATACAGGTGACAGGTCAAAAGCATGCCCCGTGGCCGATTTGTTCACAAAGAAAATTCAGGAGCTGGCACACAATTTAACAGGAAACAGAGTCTCAGAACTTTGCATCACTATAAGAATTCAAGCTAGTCATTTATAACACAGACTGAAATAAAATTCTTATTCTGGCAATTACCAAGTAGCATCAGGTGAATCAAATCAAGTAATCAAGCATTCAACACTTTACTAAGATACAGATCATGTAATTATTGCTATTAGAAACCCTAAAAACAGATCAACATTCTCAATCAAGGAACAATGAGATCTCCGCATACCAAAATCTAACTTTCAAGCCGCGCGATGTCAATCACTTAGGAGGAGTCCCGAGGATACTAgcctgctggagttcaagatCGTTGAGCTGCTGCTCGCGGTCCATCTCGATGATAAGAGGAACGACGAGGACAAGGAAGGTGGTTCCGGTGATCCAAGCAGCATTGCCGGTGCTTTTGAGGAGTTTCTTAAATACGAAGGAGGTGTCGGTGTAGGCTTGTTTGCTCCAGGAGACGATGGGGGAGCGTGAGATCTTGGTGATGATGGAGTCTTGGGGATTGTTTGGTCTGTCAGGTAGAGAAACACCGCCTCTTCGACTTTGAGACGCCATAGCCGGACAATAGAGGTGTGATAGAGCAAAAAAATGGAAAGGAGAAGTGGTTAGGGTTTAGTTATTAGGACACTTTGTCCTTCCAATAAAATCTCATATTTATATCAATTATTAGTTAATTTAATGGTAATTAATGGTAGAAGAAAACTAGGTTCAATATGCAATTCTAATAAAGTTGAAATTACTTAATATATATCAAATTAATGATCAATTGGATTGgattttaatatttattttatttttgtaaaaatagTGTTTTTCTAACAAAtgagaaaagaaaaagaaaataaaaataagaaattaTCTAAAAAAATCGAGTTCTACTAGCACCATTTAAGTTAATAGAAGAGTCGGGATTTCATCACAATTTTATTAGAGATTAATTattatgcactgtcagtgtaaaaagttttacactgtcaatgaatcacaatcatccgtttgtattattttttaagtggttaaaataaaagtcaaatattttaaataaaccaatggttgtgattaactgacattttaaaaaaaatctttaCACGGTCGGCgtatatcaattaaattcattttattattattattattattttaaaaagttTTAACTTGCTATTTTTTTTAGCTATTTGAAAATCTGAGATTAGATTTTTATTTATTACGTGAGTTAAATAGCTTTTTCATAAAATTATAATTCGATATAATAATGATGACATGTGTTCTTGcaataaaaattattatttaatttttgtGTAAAATCTATTTTTGTTAAGTAATCATTCAAGGTTAAGATGCATATGACAATATATAGTCTGACACGTTAATCATCAAGCAACTATGAAAACACTTTTGGTCCAATATCATATGGGTGATTCACAAGCAAGTTTACTCCAATATGTTATTCTAAAGCTAGTGATAATGCTACGATAACCTACAAGGTCA is a window of Lathyrus oleraceus cultivar Zhongwan6 chromosome 6, CAAS_Psat_ZW6_1.0, whole genome shotgun sequence DNA encoding:
- the LOC127098500 gene encoding mitochondrial import receptor subunit TOM9-2, encoding MASQSRRGGVSLPDRPNNPQDSIITKISRSPIVSWSKQAYTDTSFVFKKLLKSTGNAAWITGTTFLVLVVPLIIEMDREQQLNDLELQQASILGTPPK